Proteins encoded in a region of the Salminus brasiliensis chromosome 2, fSalBra1.hap2, whole genome shotgun sequence genome:
- the LOC140549865 gene encoding achaete-scute homolog 1b-like, translating to METTTTTTSTAPAAPATCPFAHERATALVSLAPPSSSSASRAAKRPPRSSSPELLRCKRRLTFSGLGYSIPQQQPVAVARRNERERNRVKQVNMGFQTLRQHVPNGAANKKMSKVETLRSAVEYIRALQQLLDEHDAISAAFRCGVPSPSLSHSYSAEPESPHSSYSSDDGSYEQLSSEEQELLDFTTWFDRY from the coding sequence ATGGAGACCACCACTACCACAACCTCCACCGCCCCCGCCGCTCCAGCGACGTGCCCGTTTGCGCACGAGCGCGCCACCGCACTTGTTTCACTCGCTCCTCCCTCCAGCTCCAGCGCGAGCAGAGCCGCCAAGAGACCCCCGCGCTCGAGCTCTCCAGAGCTTCTGCGCTGCAAGCGGAGGCTCACGTTCAGCGGGCTGGGCTACAGCATCCCGCAGCAGCAGCCCGTGGCCGTGGCGCGGCGCAACGAGCGCGAGAGGAACCGCGTGAAGCAGGTCAACATGGGCTTCCAGACCCTGCGGCAGCACGTGCCCAACGGCGCGGCCAACAAGAAGATGAGCAAGGTGGAGACGCTGCGCTCGGCGGTGGAGTACATCCGCGCCCTGCAGCAGCTCCTGGACGAGCACGACGCCATCTCGGCAGCCTTCCGCTGCGGCGTACCGTCCCCGAGCCTCTCCCACAGCTACTCGGCCGAGCCGGAGTCGCCGCACTCCTCCTATTCCTCGGACGACGGGAGTTACGAGCAGCTGAGCTCCGAGGAGCAGGAGCTGCTGGACTTCACCACGTGGTTCGACAGATACTGA